In a single window of the Zea mays cultivar B73 chromosome 5, Zm-B73-REFERENCE-NAM-5.0, whole genome shotgun sequence genome:
- the LOC103627179 gene encoding uncharacterized protein, with the protein MAPSTLNQHRSVAALHHVPTKFPFVLFDDVESDDLPKFKSIVARIVVKFPRRHDSQHFILQDITGSKIEAISYRDNVQRFDTLLQQGSTYTLYGVAFYVSWGPYLFRNFGHRLELTLASRTVVEPFHLPIQFPPYPKHLMSFHEVLQQPHKRFIDVIGIVIHLAPLEHIGGRPYREAILMDSRWDIIVVGIWPELLQRNALRWVLARENKSIIIGTMLRRNKLHRCLQTSDHSTVEFDPDHHTTQRLQTIRRSMIQNPRSALINNYLERRRAYLATVVPDV; encoded by the exons ATGGCACCATCTACACTTAACCAACATAGGTCGGTTGCAGCCCTACATCACGTCCCTACAAAGTTTCC TTTCGTGTTATTTGATGACGTTGAGAGCGATGACTTACCAAAATTTAAGAGTATCGTAGCCAGAATCGTTGTTAAGTTCCCTAGACGTCATGACAGCCAACATTTTATTCTACAAGACATCACT gggtcAAAAATAGAAGCAATTTCATACCGCGATAATGTCCAAAGATTTGACACCTTACTCCAACAAGGATCTACATATACATTATATGGAGTGGCGTTCTATGTAAGCTGGGGGCCGTATCTATTTCGGAATTTTGGACATAGGCTAGAATTGACCTTGGCATCTCGGACTGTTGTGGAACCATTCCACTTGCCAATTCAGTTCCCGCCTTATCCAAAACATCTTATGTCATTTCATGAGGTCCTCCAACAACCTCATAAGAGGTTTATAG ATGTAATAGGAATTGTCATTCATTTGGCGCCGTTAGAGCACATCGGTGGAAGGCCGTACAGAGAGGCCATACTAATGGATTCCAG GTGGGATATAATCGTCGTGGGTATATGGCCTGAACTGTTGCAAAGAAATGCTCTACGGTGGGTGTTAGCTAGAGAAAACAAGAGCATAATTATCGGAACTATGCTGCGTCGTAACAAGCTACACA GATGCTTGCAAACCTCGGACCATAGCACTGTTGAATTCGATCCAGATCATCACACCACACAACGGTTGCAGA CAATTCGGCGCTCCATGATCCAAAATCCGAGGAGTGCTTTAATCAACAATTATCTAGAGAGGAGACGCGCTTATCTGGCAACAGTGGTTCCGGATGTGTAG